A single genomic interval of Aegicerativicinus sediminis harbors:
- a CDS encoding nitrous oxide reductase accessory protein NosL, with protein MKTLKQISLTGLVWLIISCKPSPKPIEYGIDDCQYCKMTIIDKIHGSEMVTKKGKVYKFDAAECMIHFLQGFDPNEIELYLTNSFDHPSQLVDATQAFYLVSENLPSPMGEFLTAFKNEGEAIDILATQGGTLYNWNEIKKILNAKK; from the coding sequence ATGAAAACACTAAAACAAATATCCTTAACTGGTTTGGTATGGCTTATAATTTCCTGCAAGCCTTCCCCAAAACCCATAGAATATGGCATAGACGATTGTCAATATTGTAAAATGACGATAATCGATAAAATCCATGGTTCTGAAATGGTTACCAAAAAGGGAAAAGTCTATAAGTTTGATGCGGCGGAATGCATGATTCATTTCCTTCAAGGATTCGATCCAAATGAAATAGAACTCTACCTTACCAATAGTTTCGATCATCCTTCCCAACTGGTTGACGCCACTCAAGCGTTTTATTTGGTGAGTGAAAACCTCCCTAGTCCAATGGGCGAATTCCTTACGGCTTTTAAAAATGAAGGAGAGGCTATCGATATACTGGCGACTCAAGGAGGTACTCTTTATAATTGGAATGAAATTAAAAAGATCCTTAATGCTAAAAAATGA
- a CDS encoding nitrous oxide reductase family maturation protein NosD, which yields MRLDAILIAMFLLLTSMVYAQPIEVCKSCTINTIKGAIENAKSHDTIIVKREIYKETDIIVDKPLTLIGKDYPVIDGQLQGEIITVNADSVTIEGFVIKNVGVSYTKDFAAIRLRKSEHFIIRNNVLQKLFFGIYIEKCKNGIVAKNQIMGDAKEEFNSGNGVQLWYSNNVQVIGNHIEGVRDGIYLEFSPNCSILKNISRNNVRYGLHFMFSNENRYTGNIFENNGAGVAVMFSKKIKMTENTFRKNWGTAAYGMLLKEINDAEIRGNTFEENTTAINIEGSNRVVYTNNDFKNNGWAIKVRGACYSNTFRANNFLNNSFDLAYNSKVNDNTFIGNYWSTYSGYDLNKDGIGDVPYRPVKLFSYIVNRTPETIILLRSVFIDIIDFSEKVSPVFTPDNLMDAQPKTKRIRW from the coding sequence ATGAGGTTAGATGCCATTTTAATAGCGATGTTTTTGTTGTTGACCTCCATGGTTTATGCACAACCTATAGAGGTATGTAAAAGTTGTACCATAAATACAATAAAGGGTGCTATCGAAAATGCCAAGAGTCATGATACCATTATCGTAAAAAGGGAAATTTATAAAGAAACAGATATAATAGTCGATAAACCTTTAACCCTTATAGGAAAAGATTACCCAGTTATAGATGGACAGTTGCAAGGAGAAATTATCACTGTGAATGCTGATAGCGTTACCATAGAAGGGTTTGTAATAAAAAATGTAGGTGTTAGTTATACCAAAGATTTTGCCGCCATTCGGTTACGAAAGAGCGAACATTTCATCATTCGAAATAATGTACTTCAAAAACTCTTTTTTGGTATTTACATTGAAAAATGCAAAAATGGAATTGTGGCTAAAAATCAAATTATGGGAGATGCAAAGGAAGAGTTTAATTCGGGCAATGGTGTACAATTATGGTATAGCAATAATGTGCAGGTTATAGGCAACCACATTGAAGGTGTTAGGGATGGTATCTATTTAGAATTCTCTCCGAATTGCAGCATTCTTAAAAACATTAGCAGAAATAATGTTCGGTATGGTTTGCATTTTATGTTTTCTAACGAAAACCGTTATACCGGAAATATTTTTGAAAATAATGGCGCTGGAGTAGCTGTAATGTTTTCGAAAAAAATTAAAATGACGGAAAATACCTTTCGAAAAAATTGGGGAACTGCAGCTTATGGAATGTTGTTGAAAGAAATAAATGATGCCGAAATAAGAGGCAATACCTTTGAAGAAAACACCACAGCCATCAATATTGAAGGATCTAATCGGGTGGTTTATACTAATAACGATTTCAAAAATAATGGTTGGGCAATAAAAGTGAGAGGGGCCTGCTATTCCAATACTTTTAGGGCTAATAATTTCTTGAATAATTCTTTCGATTTAGCTTACAACAGCAAAGTAAACGACAACACATTCATCGGCAATTATTGGAGCACCTATTCGGGATATGATTTAAATAAGGATGGCATAGGTGATGTACCGTACAGGCCTGTAAAGTTATTCTCCTACATCGTTAATAGAACTCCGGAAACCATCATATTGTTGAGAAGTGTATTTATAGATATCATCGATTTCTCTGAGAAGGTATCGCCGGTTTTTACACCCGATAATTTGATGGATGCACAACCTAAAACAAAACGAATCCGATGGTAA
- a CDS encoding ABC transporter ATP-binding protein, producing the protein MVRVENLYKSFGKNQVLCGLNLDITEGGIVAVVGPNGSGKTTLIKSILGMVVPDKGQISVLGESIKNGSKYRDSINYLPQIANFPSNLKVREIIKMIKDLRQHSDYEERLLEIFKLHPFLDKKLGNLSGGTKQKVNIVLTFMFNSPLIILDEPTTGLDPVSLIRLKELIIEQKNKAKTILITSHIMNFVEEISDEIIFLLEGTIYFKGSIPQLKEKTNQADFEHAIASILIENHA; encoded by the coding sequence ATGGTAAGAGTAGAGAATTTATACAAAAGCTTCGGCAAAAATCAAGTGTTATGCGGGCTAAACCTCGACATAACCGAAGGAGGAATCGTTGCTGTGGTGGGCCCAAACGGATCTGGAAAAACCACCTTGATTAAATCTATTTTAGGAATGGTGGTACCCGATAAAGGCCAAATCTCGGTATTGGGAGAAAGTATAAAAAACGGATCTAAGTATAGAGATTCTATTAATTATTTACCCCAAATTGCCAACTTCCCAAGTAACCTAAAGGTGAGGGAAATCATAAAAATGATTAAGGATCTAAGGCAACACAGCGATTATGAGGAAAGATTGTTGGAAATTTTCAAACTGCACCCCTTTCTAGACAAAAAACTGGGTAACCTTTCGGGGGGCACCAAGCAAAAGGTAAACATTGTTTTAACCTTTATGTTCAACAGTCCCTTGATAATCTTAGATGAGCCTACCACAGGCCTAGACCCGGTCTCCCTTATAAGATTAAAAGAACTGATCATAGAACAAAAAAACAAGGCAAAAACGATTTTGATCACCTCACATATTATGAATTTTGTCGAGGAAATTTCAGACGAGATCATATTTCTGCTTGAAGGCACCATTTATTTTAAAGGCAGTATCCCCCAACTAAAAGAGAAAACCAACCAAGCAGATTTTGAACATGCCATTGCCTCCATTTTAATTGAAAACCATGCTTAA